A stretch of [Clostridium] scindens DNA encodes these proteins:
- a CDS encoding GntR family transcriptional regulator yields the protein MGNENLYEIVKNRICDEIFKGHYSDADKLPPERELEEMLEVSRVTVRKSLEILEDDGLIVRQVGRGTTVTLRNRGNKSELDMIVLIAPARNPFFAEFIGRFQNYAETQGALLLYVEKPRMEELENCLYRLYKRGLRNAVVWLEDLPVDVEKLRRLRALGMNMVFFDSDKALPYADCVALDNALAIRTLYGELKKRGYERIGYIGWDLENAYSINAREETYLENGGDGELFLKIPWKDTQKGRKMVEELLKRHGQNKNAAVICSDRDCGEIACKAAENMDADIMIATVDEIAGNIGRDLLMYKQDLSSTVEQIFACLKSQYTQEEKWNAMVYQIEGTLLT from the coding sequence ATGGGAAATGAAAACTTGTATGAGATTGTAAAAAACAGGATATGTGACGAGATCTTTAAAGGGCATTACAGCGACGCAGATAAATTGCCTCCGGAGAGGGAATTGGAAGAGATGCTGGAAGTCAGCCGCGTGACGGTGCGCAAATCTTTGGAAATATTGGAGGATGACGGACTGATCGTGCGGCAGGTGGGACGAGGGACCACGGTTACCTTGCGCAATCGCGGAAATAAGAGCGAATTGGATATGATCGTTTTGATCGCGCCTGCCAGGAACCCATTTTTTGCCGAGTTCATCGGCCGCTTCCAGAATTATGCCGAGACACAGGGCGCGCTTCTTCTGTATGTGGAGAAGCCGCGCATGGAAGAGTTGGAAAACTGTCTTTACCGCCTGTACAAACGGGGGCTTCGCAACGCTGTCGTCTGGCTGGAGGACCTTCCGGTGGATGTGGAGAAGTTAAGGCGGCTTCGGGCCCTTGGCATGAATATGGTATTCTTTGACTCGGATAAGGCGCTTCCTTATGCGGACTGCGTGGCACTTGACAATGCCCTGGCAATCCGGACCTTATATGGGGAACTGAAGAAACGAGGATATGAACGGATCGGATATATAGGATGGGATCTTGAGAATGCCTACAGTATCAATGCCCGTGAAGAAACCTATCTTGAGAATGGGGGAGATGGGGAACTGTTTCTTAAGATTCCCTGGAAGGACACCCAGAAGGGTAGAAAGATGGTAGAAGAACTACTGAAGCGTCATGGACAGAATAAGAACGCAGCCGTGATCTGCAGCGACAGGGACTGCGGCGAGATTGCCTGCAAGGCGGCAGAGAACATGGATGCGGATATCATGATCGCGACGGTGGATGAGATTGCAGGAAATATCGGCAGAGACTTGCTGATGTATAAGCAGGATTTAAGCAGTACGGTGGAGCAGATATTTGCCTGCCTTAAAAGTCAGTACACGCAGGAAGAGA